One segment of Haemorhous mexicanus isolate bHaeMex1 chromosome 33, bHaeMex1.pri, whole genome shotgun sequence DNA contains the following:
- the PCBP2 gene encoding poly(rC)-binding protein 2 isoform X6 produces MDTGVIEGGLNVTLTIRLLMHGKEVGSIIGKKGESVKKMREESGARINISEGNCPERIITLAGPTNAIFKAFAMIIDKLEEDISSSMTNSTAASRPPVTLRLVVPASQCGSLIGKGGCKIKEIRESTGAQVQVAGDMLPNSTERAITIAGIPQSIIECVKQICVVMLESPPKGVTIPYRPKPSSSPVIFAGGQAYTIQGQYAIPQPDLTKLHQLAMQQSHFPMSHGNTGFSGLDASAQTTSHELTIPNDLIGCIIGRQGAKINEIRQMSGAQIKIANPVEGSTDRQVTITGSAASISLAQYLINVSLESAKPSSQAASVTIPDHLSINLSQPSTPSSSSSSTTTPSLATAGASDAPSSLPNPLPTAPCVSSLLGMKPVPLLALNVVSAAKGAAAPAVPCVTNKLKAEKQRFSPY; encoded by the exons ATGGACACCGGAGTCATCGAAGGGGGTCTCAATGTCACGCTCACCATCCGGCTACTCATGCACGGAAAG GAGGTGGGAAGCATCATTGGGAAG AAAGGGGAGTCCGTGAAGAAGATGCGTGAGGAG AGCGGAGCTCGCATCAACATCTCGGAAGGGAACTGCCCCGAGCGGATCATCACCCTCGCGGGACCCACCAACGCCATCTTCAAAGCTTTTGCGATGATCATTGACAAACTGGAAGAG GACATCAGCAGCTCCATGACCaacagcacagctgccagccgGCCCCCGGTCACCCTCCGGCTTGTGGTCCCCGCCAGCCAGTGCGGGTCCCTCATTGGCAAAGGAGGCTGCAAGATCAAGGAGATCCGAGAG AGCACGGGGGCACAGGTCCAGGTGGCAGGGGACATGCTGCCCAACTCGACTGAGCGAGCCATCACCATTGCTGGGATCCCACAGTCCATCATCGAGTGCGTCAAACAGATCTGCGTCGTCATGCTTGAG TCTCCCCCGAAGGGTGTCACCATCCCCTACCGACCCAAGCCATCCAGCTCTCCCGTCATCTTTGCAGGCGGCCAG GCCTATACCATTCAAGGACAGTATGCCATTCCACAGCCAGAT CTGACCAAGCTGCACCAGTTGGCAATGCAACAGTCACACTTTCCAATGTCTCATGGCAACACTGGATTCAGTG GTTTGGATGCCTCTGCCCAAACCACCTCCCATGAACTCACCATTCCAAACGAT ctgatTGGCTGCATCATCGGGCGTCAGGGCGCCAAGATCAACGAGATCCGCCAGATGTCCGGGGCTCAGATCAAGATTGCCAACCCCGTGGAAGGCTCTACTGACAGGCAGGTGACCATAACTGGATCTGCAGCAAGCATCAGCCTGGCCCAGTATCTAATTAATGTCAG TTTAGAAAGCGCTAAACCCTCCTCCCAGGCAGCCTCCGTCACGATCCCTGACCACCTCAGCATCAACCTCTCTCAACCCTCCaccccttcttcttcttcctcctccaccaccACCCCCTCGCTCGCCACCGCGGGGGCCTCCGACGCACCCTCCAGCCTCCCCAACCCTCTTCCGACCGCCCCTTGTGTCTCCAGTCTGCTTGGCATGAAACCTGTCCCTCTCCTGGCGCTAAATGTCGTGTCTGCGGCCAAAGGCGCCGCGGCGCCCGCCGTGCCCTGTGTCACTAACAAACTCAAAGCGGAGAAGCAAAGGTTTTCCCCGTACTGA
- the PCBP2 gene encoding poly(rC)-binding protein 2 isoform X5 has protein sequence MDTGVIEGGLNVTLTIRLLMHGKEVGSIIGKKGESVKKMREESGARINISEGNCPERIITLAGPTNAIFKAFAMIIDKLEEDISSSMTNSTAASRPPVTLRLVVPASQCGSLIGKGGCKIKEIRESTGAQVQVAGDMLPNSTERAITIAGIPQSIIECVKQICVVMLESPPKGVTIPYRPKPSSSPVIFAGGQAYTIQGQYAIPQPDLTKLHQLAMQQSHFPMSHGNTGFSGVDSSSAEVKGYWGLDASAQTTSHELTIPNDLIGCIIGRQGAKINEIRQMSGAQIKIANPVEGSTDRQVTITGSAASISLAQYLINVSLESAKPSSQAASVTIPDHLSINLSQPSTPSSSSSSTTTPSLATAGASDAPSSLPNPLPTAPCVSSLLGMKPVPLLALNVVSAAKGAAAPAVPCVTNKLKAEKQRFSPY, from the exons ATGGACACCGGAGTCATCGAAGGGGGTCTCAATGTCACGCTCACCATCCGGCTACTCATGCACGGAAAG GAGGTGGGAAGCATCATTGGGAAG AAAGGGGAGTCCGTGAAGAAGATGCGTGAGGAG AGCGGAGCTCGCATCAACATCTCGGAAGGGAACTGCCCCGAGCGGATCATCACCCTCGCGGGACCCACCAACGCCATCTTCAAAGCTTTTGCGATGATCATTGACAAACTGGAAGAG GACATCAGCAGCTCCATGACCaacagcacagctgccagccgGCCCCCGGTCACCCTCCGGCTTGTGGTCCCCGCCAGCCAGTGCGGGTCCCTCATTGGCAAAGGAGGCTGCAAGATCAAGGAGATCCGAGAG AGCACGGGGGCACAGGTCCAGGTGGCAGGGGACATGCTGCCCAACTCGACTGAGCGAGCCATCACCATTGCTGGGATCCCACAGTCCATCATCGAGTGCGTCAAACAGATCTGCGTCGTCATGCTTGAG TCTCCCCCGAAGGGTGTCACCATCCCCTACCGACCCAAGCCATCCAGCTCTCCCGTCATCTTTGCAGGCGGCCAG GCCTATACCATTCAAGGACAGTATGCCATTCCACAGCCAGAT CTGACCAAGCTGCACCAGTTGGCAATGCAACAGTCACACTTTCCAATGTCTCATGGCAACACTGGATTCAGTG GCGTTgactccagctctgcagaggtgaAAGGCTATTGGG GTTTGGATGCCTCTGCCCAAACCACCTCCCATGAACTCACCATTCCAAACGAT ctgatTGGCTGCATCATCGGGCGTCAGGGCGCCAAGATCAACGAGATCCGCCAGATGTCCGGGGCTCAGATCAAGATTGCCAACCCCGTGGAAGGCTCTACTGACAGGCAGGTGACCATAACTGGATCTGCAGCAAGCATCAGCCTGGCCCAGTATCTAATTAATGTCAG TTTAGAAAGCGCTAAACCCTCCTCCCAGGCAGCCTCCGTCACGATCCCTGACCACCTCAGCATCAACCTCTCTCAACCCTCCaccccttcttcttcttcctcctccaccaccACCCCCTCGCTCGCCACCGCGGGGGCCTCCGACGCACCCTCCAGCCTCCCCAACCCTCTTCCGACCGCCCCTTGTGTCTCCAGTCTGCTTGGCATGAAACCTGTCCCTCTCCTGGCGCTAAATGTCGTGTCTGCGGCCAAAGGCGCCGCGGCGCCCGCCGTGCCCTGTGTCACTAACAAACTCAAAGCGGAGAAGCAAAGGTTTTCCCCGTACTGA
- the PCBP2 gene encoding poly(rC)-binding protein 2 isoform X1 → MDTGVIEGGLNVTLTIRLLMHGKEVGSIIGKKGESVKKMREESGARINISEGNCPERIITLAGPTNAIFKAFAMIIDKLEEDISSSMTNSTAASRPPVTLRLVVPASQCGSLIGKGGCKIKEIRESTGAQVQVAGDMLPNSTERAITIAGIPQSIIECVKQICVVMLESPPKGVTIPYRPKPSSSPVIFAGGQDRYSSGSASYPHTAPSMCLNSDLEGPPQEATRQPLHGNELGPIPAWAAVLPAYTIQGQYAIPQPDLTKLHQLAMQQSHFPMSHGNTGFSGVDSSSAEVKGYWGLDASAQTTSHELTIPNDLIGCIIGRQGAKINEIRQMSGAQIKIANPVEGSTDRQVTITGSAASISLAQYLINVSLESAKPSSQAASVTIPDHLSINLSQPSTPSSSSSSTTTPSLATAGASDAPSSLPNPLPTAPCVSSLLGMKPVPLLALNVVSAAKGAAAPAVPCVTNKLKAEKQRFSPY, encoded by the exons ATGGACACCGGAGTCATCGAAGGGGGTCTCAATGTCACGCTCACCATCCGGCTACTCATGCACGGAAAG GAGGTGGGAAGCATCATTGGGAAG AAAGGGGAGTCCGTGAAGAAGATGCGTGAGGAG AGCGGAGCTCGCATCAACATCTCGGAAGGGAACTGCCCCGAGCGGATCATCACCCTCGCGGGACCCACCAACGCCATCTTCAAAGCTTTTGCGATGATCATTGACAAACTGGAAGAG GACATCAGCAGCTCCATGACCaacagcacagctgccagccgGCCCCCGGTCACCCTCCGGCTTGTGGTCCCCGCCAGCCAGTGCGGGTCCCTCATTGGCAAAGGAGGCTGCAAGATCAAGGAGATCCGAGAG AGCACGGGGGCACAGGTCCAGGTGGCAGGGGACATGCTGCCCAACTCGACTGAGCGAGCCATCACCATTGCTGGGATCCCACAGTCCATCATCGAGTGCGTCAAACAGATCTGCGTCGTCATGCTTGAG TCTCCCCCGAAGGGTGTCACCATCCCCTACCGACCCAAGCCATCCAGCTCTCCCGTCATCTTTGCAGGCGGCCAG GACAGGTACAGCAGCGGCAGTGCGAGCTACCCCCACACCGCCCCATCCATGTGCCTCAACTCTGACTTGGAGGGACCACCTCAGGAG GCCACCCGGCAGCCACTGCATGGCAACGAACTTGGGCCaattccagcctgggctgcagttCTTCCG GCCTATACCATTCAAGGACAGTATGCCATTCCACAGCCAGAT CTGACCAAGCTGCACCAGTTGGCAATGCAACAGTCACACTTTCCAATGTCTCATGGCAACACTGGATTCAGTG GCGTTgactccagctctgcagaggtgaAAGGCTATTGGG GTTTGGATGCCTCTGCCCAAACCACCTCCCATGAACTCACCATTCCAAACGAT ctgatTGGCTGCATCATCGGGCGTCAGGGCGCCAAGATCAACGAGATCCGCCAGATGTCCGGGGCTCAGATCAAGATTGCCAACCCCGTGGAAGGCTCTACTGACAGGCAGGTGACCATAACTGGATCTGCAGCAAGCATCAGCCTGGCCCAGTATCTAATTAATGTCAG TTTAGAAAGCGCTAAACCCTCCTCCCAGGCAGCCTCCGTCACGATCCCTGACCACCTCAGCATCAACCTCTCTCAACCCTCCaccccttcttcttcttcctcctccaccaccACCCCCTCGCTCGCCACCGCGGGGGCCTCCGACGCACCCTCCAGCCTCCCCAACCCTCTTCCGACCGCCCCTTGTGTCTCCAGTCTGCTTGGCATGAAACCTGTCCCTCTCCTGGCGCTAAATGTCGTGTCTGCGGCCAAAGGCGCCGCGGCGCCCGCCGTGCCCTGTGTCACTAACAAACTCAAAGCGGAGAAGCAAAGGTTTTCCCCGTACTGA
- the PCBP2 gene encoding poly(rC)-binding protein 2 isoform X9 translates to MDTGVIEGGLNVTLTIRLLMHGKEVGSIIGKKGESVKKMREESGARINISEGNCPERIITLAGPTNAIFKAFAMIIDKLEEDISSSMTNSTAASRPPVTLRLVVPASQCGSLIGKGGCKIKEIRESTGAQVQVAGDMLPNSTERAITIAGIPQSIIECVKQICVVMLESPPKGVTIPYRPKPSSSPVIFAGGQAYTIQGQYAIPQPDLTKLHQLAMQQSHFPMSHGNTGFSGVDSSSAEVKGYWGLDASAQTTSHELTIPNDLIGCIIGRQGAKINEIRQMSGAQIKIANPVEGSTDRQVTITGSAASISLAQYLINVRLSSETGGMGSS, encoded by the exons ATGGACACCGGAGTCATCGAAGGGGGTCTCAATGTCACGCTCACCATCCGGCTACTCATGCACGGAAAG GAGGTGGGAAGCATCATTGGGAAG AAAGGGGAGTCCGTGAAGAAGATGCGTGAGGAG AGCGGAGCTCGCATCAACATCTCGGAAGGGAACTGCCCCGAGCGGATCATCACCCTCGCGGGACCCACCAACGCCATCTTCAAAGCTTTTGCGATGATCATTGACAAACTGGAAGAG GACATCAGCAGCTCCATGACCaacagcacagctgccagccgGCCCCCGGTCACCCTCCGGCTTGTGGTCCCCGCCAGCCAGTGCGGGTCCCTCATTGGCAAAGGAGGCTGCAAGATCAAGGAGATCCGAGAG AGCACGGGGGCACAGGTCCAGGTGGCAGGGGACATGCTGCCCAACTCGACTGAGCGAGCCATCACCATTGCTGGGATCCCACAGTCCATCATCGAGTGCGTCAAACAGATCTGCGTCGTCATGCTTGAG TCTCCCCCGAAGGGTGTCACCATCCCCTACCGACCCAAGCCATCCAGCTCTCCCGTCATCTTTGCAGGCGGCCAG GCCTATACCATTCAAGGACAGTATGCCATTCCACAGCCAGAT CTGACCAAGCTGCACCAGTTGGCAATGCAACAGTCACACTTTCCAATGTCTCATGGCAACACTGGATTCAGTG GCGTTgactccagctctgcagaggtgaAAGGCTATTGGG GTTTGGATGCCTCTGCCCAAACCACCTCCCATGAACTCACCATTCCAAACGAT ctgatTGGCTGCATCATCGGGCGTCAGGGCGCCAAGATCAACGAGATCCGCCAGATGTCCGGGGCTCAGATCAAGATTGCCAACCCCGTGGAAGGCTCTACTGACAGGCAGGTGACCATAACTGGATCTGCAGCAAGCATCAGCCTGGCCCAGTATCTAATTAATGTCAG GCTCTCCTCGGAGACCGGGGGCATGGGCAGCAGTTAG
- the PCBP2 gene encoding poly(rC)-binding protein 2 isoform X3 — MDTGVIEGGLNVTLTIRLLMHGKEVGSIIGKKGESVKKMREESGARINISEGNCPERIITLAGPTNAIFKAFAMIIDKLEEDISSSMTNSTAASRPPVTLRLVVPASQCGSLIGKGGCKIKEIRESTGAQVQVAGDMLPNSTERAITIAGIPQSIIECVKQICVVMLESPPKGVTIPYRPKPSSSPVIFAGGQDRYSSGSASYPHTAPSMCLNSDLEGPPQEAYTIQGQYAIPQPDLTKLHQLAMQQSHFPMSHGNTGFSGVDSSSAEVKGYWGLDASAQTTSHELTIPNDLIGCIIGRQGAKINEIRQMSGAQIKIANPVEGSTDRQVTITGSAASISLAQYLINVSLESAKPSSQAASVTIPDHLSINLSQPSTPSSSSSSTTTPSLATAGASDAPSSLPNPLPTAPCVSSLLGMKPVPLLALNVVSAAKGAAAPAVPCVTNKLKAEKQRFSPY; from the exons ATGGACACCGGAGTCATCGAAGGGGGTCTCAATGTCACGCTCACCATCCGGCTACTCATGCACGGAAAG GAGGTGGGAAGCATCATTGGGAAG AAAGGGGAGTCCGTGAAGAAGATGCGTGAGGAG AGCGGAGCTCGCATCAACATCTCGGAAGGGAACTGCCCCGAGCGGATCATCACCCTCGCGGGACCCACCAACGCCATCTTCAAAGCTTTTGCGATGATCATTGACAAACTGGAAGAG GACATCAGCAGCTCCATGACCaacagcacagctgccagccgGCCCCCGGTCACCCTCCGGCTTGTGGTCCCCGCCAGCCAGTGCGGGTCCCTCATTGGCAAAGGAGGCTGCAAGATCAAGGAGATCCGAGAG AGCACGGGGGCACAGGTCCAGGTGGCAGGGGACATGCTGCCCAACTCGACTGAGCGAGCCATCACCATTGCTGGGATCCCACAGTCCATCATCGAGTGCGTCAAACAGATCTGCGTCGTCATGCTTGAG TCTCCCCCGAAGGGTGTCACCATCCCCTACCGACCCAAGCCATCCAGCTCTCCCGTCATCTTTGCAGGCGGCCAG GACAGGTACAGCAGCGGCAGTGCGAGCTACCCCCACACCGCCCCATCCATGTGCCTCAACTCTGACTTGGAGGGACCACCTCAGGAG GCCTATACCATTCAAGGACAGTATGCCATTCCACAGCCAGAT CTGACCAAGCTGCACCAGTTGGCAATGCAACAGTCACACTTTCCAATGTCTCATGGCAACACTGGATTCAGTG GCGTTgactccagctctgcagaggtgaAAGGCTATTGGG GTTTGGATGCCTCTGCCCAAACCACCTCCCATGAACTCACCATTCCAAACGAT ctgatTGGCTGCATCATCGGGCGTCAGGGCGCCAAGATCAACGAGATCCGCCAGATGTCCGGGGCTCAGATCAAGATTGCCAACCCCGTGGAAGGCTCTACTGACAGGCAGGTGACCATAACTGGATCTGCAGCAAGCATCAGCCTGGCCCAGTATCTAATTAATGTCAG TTTAGAAAGCGCTAAACCCTCCTCCCAGGCAGCCTCCGTCACGATCCCTGACCACCTCAGCATCAACCTCTCTCAACCCTCCaccccttcttcttcttcctcctccaccaccACCCCCTCGCTCGCCACCGCGGGGGCCTCCGACGCACCCTCCAGCCTCCCCAACCCTCTTCCGACCGCCCCTTGTGTCTCCAGTCTGCTTGGCATGAAACCTGTCCCTCTCCTGGCGCTAAATGTCGTGTCTGCGGCCAAAGGCGCCGCGGCGCCCGCCGTGCCCTGTGTCACTAACAAACTCAAAGCGGAGAAGCAAAGGTTTTCCCCGTACTGA
- the PCBP2 gene encoding poly(rC)-binding protein 2 isoform X8 → MDTGVIEGGLNVTLTIRLLMHGKEVGSIIGKKGESVKKMREESGARINISEGNCPERIITLAGPTNAIFKAFAMIIDKLEEDISSSMTNSTAASRPPVTLRLVVPASQCGSLIGKGGCKIKEIRESTGAQVQVAGDMLPNSTERAITIAGIPQSIIECVKQICVVMLESPPKGVTIPYRPKPSSSPVIFAGGQDRYSSGSASYPHTAPSMCLNSDLEGPPQEAYTIQGQYAIPQPDLTKLHQLAMQQSHFPMSHGNTGFSGVDSSSAEVKGYWGLDASAQTTSHELTIPNDLIGCIIGRQGAKINEIRQMSGAQIKIANPVEGSTDRQVTITGSAASISLAQYLINVRLSSETGGMGSS, encoded by the exons ATGGACACCGGAGTCATCGAAGGGGGTCTCAATGTCACGCTCACCATCCGGCTACTCATGCACGGAAAG GAGGTGGGAAGCATCATTGGGAAG AAAGGGGAGTCCGTGAAGAAGATGCGTGAGGAG AGCGGAGCTCGCATCAACATCTCGGAAGGGAACTGCCCCGAGCGGATCATCACCCTCGCGGGACCCACCAACGCCATCTTCAAAGCTTTTGCGATGATCATTGACAAACTGGAAGAG GACATCAGCAGCTCCATGACCaacagcacagctgccagccgGCCCCCGGTCACCCTCCGGCTTGTGGTCCCCGCCAGCCAGTGCGGGTCCCTCATTGGCAAAGGAGGCTGCAAGATCAAGGAGATCCGAGAG AGCACGGGGGCACAGGTCCAGGTGGCAGGGGACATGCTGCCCAACTCGACTGAGCGAGCCATCACCATTGCTGGGATCCCACAGTCCATCATCGAGTGCGTCAAACAGATCTGCGTCGTCATGCTTGAG TCTCCCCCGAAGGGTGTCACCATCCCCTACCGACCCAAGCCATCCAGCTCTCCCGTCATCTTTGCAGGCGGCCAG GACAGGTACAGCAGCGGCAGTGCGAGCTACCCCCACACCGCCCCATCCATGTGCCTCAACTCTGACTTGGAGGGACCACCTCAGGAG GCCTATACCATTCAAGGACAGTATGCCATTCCACAGCCAGAT CTGACCAAGCTGCACCAGTTGGCAATGCAACAGTCACACTTTCCAATGTCTCATGGCAACACTGGATTCAGTG GCGTTgactccagctctgcagaggtgaAAGGCTATTGGG GTTTGGATGCCTCTGCCCAAACCACCTCCCATGAACTCACCATTCCAAACGAT ctgatTGGCTGCATCATCGGGCGTCAGGGCGCCAAGATCAACGAGATCCGCCAGATGTCCGGGGCTCAGATCAAGATTGCCAACCCCGTGGAAGGCTCTACTGACAGGCAGGTGACCATAACTGGATCTGCAGCAAGCATCAGCCTGGCCCAGTATCTAATTAATGTCAG GCTCTCCTCGGAGACCGGGGGCATGGGCAGCAGTTAG
- the PCBP2 gene encoding poly(rC)-binding protein 2 isoform X7, translating to MDTGVIEGGLNVTLTIRLLMHGKEVGSIIGKKGESVKKMREESGARINISEGNCPERIITLAGPTNAIFKAFAMIIDKLEEDISSSMTNSTAASRPPVTLRLVVPASQCGSLIGKGGCKIKEIRESTGAQVQVAGDMLPNSTERAITIAGIPQSIIECVKQICVVMLESPPKGVTIPYRPKPSSSPVIFAGGQDRYSSGSASYPHTAPSMCLNSDLEGPPQEATRQPLHGNELGPIPAWAAVLPAYTIQGQYAIPQPDLTKLHQLAMQQSHFPMSHGNTGFSGVDSSSAEVKGYWGLDASAQTTSHELTIPNDLIGCIIGRQGAKINEIRQMSGAQIKIANPVEGSTDRQVTITGSAASISLAQYLINVRLSSETGGMGSS from the exons ATGGACACCGGAGTCATCGAAGGGGGTCTCAATGTCACGCTCACCATCCGGCTACTCATGCACGGAAAG GAGGTGGGAAGCATCATTGGGAAG AAAGGGGAGTCCGTGAAGAAGATGCGTGAGGAG AGCGGAGCTCGCATCAACATCTCGGAAGGGAACTGCCCCGAGCGGATCATCACCCTCGCGGGACCCACCAACGCCATCTTCAAAGCTTTTGCGATGATCATTGACAAACTGGAAGAG GACATCAGCAGCTCCATGACCaacagcacagctgccagccgGCCCCCGGTCACCCTCCGGCTTGTGGTCCCCGCCAGCCAGTGCGGGTCCCTCATTGGCAAAGGAGGCTGCAAGATCAAGGAGATCCGAGAG AGCACGGGGGCACAGGTCCAGGTGGCAGGGGACATGCTGCCCAACTCGACTGAGCGAGCCATCACCATTGCTGGGATCCCACAGTCCATCATCGAGTGCGTCAAACAGATCTGCGTCGTCATGCTTGAG TCTCCCCCGAAGGGTGTCACCATCCCCTACCGACCCAAGCCATCCAGCTCTCCCGTCATCTTTGCAGGCGGCCAG GACAGGTACAGCAGCGGCAGTGCGAGCTACCCCCACACCGCCCCATCCATGTGCCTCAACTCTGACTTGGAGGGACCACCTCAGGAG GCCACCCGGCAGCCACTGCATGGCAACGAACTTGGGCCaattccagcctgggctgcagttCTTCCG GCCTATACCATTCAAGGACAGTATGCCATTCCACAGCCAGAT CTGACCAAGCTGCACCAGTTGGCAATGCAACAGTCACACTTTCCAATGTCTCATGGCAACACTGGATTCAGTG GCGTTgactccagctctgcagaggtgaAAGGCTATTGGG GTTTGGATGCCTCTGCCCAAACCACCTCCCATGAACTCACCATTCCAAACGAT ctgatTGGCTGCATCATCGGGCGTCAGGGCGCCAAGATCAACGAGATCCGCCAGATGTCCGGGGCTCAGATCAAGATTGCCAACCCCGTGGAAGGCTCTACTGACAGGCAGGTGACCATAACTGGATCTGCAGCAAGCATCAGCCTGGCCCAGTATCTAATTAATGTCAG GCTCTCCTCGGAGACCGGGGGCATGGGCAGCAGTTAG
- the PCBP2 gene encoding poly(rC)-binding protein 2 isoform X4 → MDTGVIEGGLNVTLTIRLLMHGKEVGSIIGKKGESVKKMREESGARINISEGNCPERIITLAGPTNAIFKAFAMIIDKLEEDISSSMTNSTAASRPPVTLRLVVPASQCGSLIGKGGCKIKEIRESTGAQVQVAGDMLPNSTERAITIAGIPQSIIECVKQICVVMLESPPKGVTIPYRPKPSSSPVIFAGGQDRYSSGSASYPHTAPSMCLNSDLEGPPQEAYTIQGQYAIPQPDLTKLHQLAMQQSHFPMSHGNTGFSGLDASAQTTSHELTIPNDLIGCIIGRQGAKINEIRQMSGAQIKIANPVEGSTDRQVTITGSAASISLAQYLINVSLESAKPSSQAASVTIPDHLSINLSQPSTPSSSSSSTTTPSLATAGASDAPSSLPNPLPTAPCVSSLLGMKPVPLLALNVVSAAKGAAAPAVPCVTNKLKAEKQRFSPY, encoded by the exons ATGGACACCGGAGTCATCGAAGGGGGTCTCAATGTCACGCTCACCATCCGGCTACTCATGCACGGAAAG GAGGTGGGAAGCATCATTGGGAAG AAAGGGGAGTCCGTGAAGAAGATGCGTGAGGAG AGCGGAGCTCGCATCAACATCTCGGAAGGGAACTGCCCCGAGCGGATCATCACCCTCGCGGGACCCACCAACGCCATCTTCAAAGCTTTTGCGATGATCATTGACAAACTGGAAGAG GACATCAGCAGCTCCATGACCaacagcacagctgccagccgGCCCCCGGTCACCCTCCGGCTTGTGGTCCCCGCCAGCCAGTGCGGGTCCCTCATTGGCAAAGGAGGCTGCAAGATCAAGGAGATCCGAGAG AGCACGGGGGCACAGGTCCAGGTGGCAGGGGACATGCTGCCCAACTCGACTGAGCGAGCCATCACCATTGCTGGGATCCCACAGTCCATCATCGAGTGCGTCAAACAGATCTGCGTCGTCATGCTTGAG TCTCCCCCGAAGGGTGTCACCATCCCCTACCGACCCAAGCCATCCAGCTCTCCCGTCATCTTTGCAGGCGGCCAG GACAGGTACAGCAGCGGCAGTGCGAGCTACCCCCACACCGCCCCATCCATGTGCCTCAACTCTGACTTGGAGGGACCACCTCAGGAG GCCTATACCATTCAAGGACAGTATGCCATTCCACAGCCAGAT CTGACCAAGCTGCACCAGTTGGCAATGCAACAGTCACACTTTCCAATGTCTCATGGCAACACTGGATTCAGTG GTTTGGATGCCTCTGCCCAAACCACCTCCCATGAACTCACCATTCCAAACGAT ctgatTGGCTGCATCATCGGGCGTCAGGGCGCCAAGATCAACGAGATCCGCCAGATGTCCGGGGCTCAGATCAAGATTGCCAACCCCGTGGAAGGCTCTACTGACAGGCAGGTGACCATAACTGGATCTGCAGCAAGCATCAGCCTGGCCCAGTATCTAATTAATGTCAG TTTAGAAAGCGCTAAACCCTCCTCCCAGGCAGCCTCCGTCACGATCCCTGACCACCTCAGCATCAACCTCTCTCAACCCTCCaccccttcttcttcttcctcctccaccaccACCCCCTCGCTCGCCACCGCGGGGGCCTCCGACGCACCCTCCAGCCTCCCCAACCCTCTTCCGACCGCCCCTTGTGTCTCCAGTCTGCTTGGCATGAAACCTGTCCCTCTCCTGGCGCTAAATGTCGTGTCTGCGGCCAAAGGCGCCGCGGCGCCCGCCGTGCCCTGTGTCACTAACAAACTCAAAGCGGAGAAGCAAAGGTTTTCCCCGTACTGA